A portion of the Homalodisca vitripennis isolate AUS2020 chromosome 2, UT_GWSS_2.1, whole genome shotgun sequence genome contains these proteins:
- the LOC124355602 gene encoding uncharacterized protein LOC124355602, with product MIDEKLSYREHLESACKKASKTVSNLSRILANSIGPRTRKRRVLLEVVAVQRRGALRVACAYRTVSEAAVLVIAGAAPIDLLAFERAKLYDAKGNGDNSMEHGDTDFFLTQLLTGHGQFNAYLFKMGLHTTPTCKYCPNKIDNVEHTFFECARWIDYRSTTEEIIGTRLSPSSLVAYMIKKKKKTGQLLKLTHSAS from the exons ATGATTGATGAGAAGCTATCCTATCGCGAACACCTCGAAAGTGCATGCAAGAAAGCCAGCAAGACCGTATCCAACCTATCAAGGATCTTGGCCAACTCGATAGGACCACGAACCAGGAAAAGACGAGTCCTGCTTGAG GTAGTAGCGGTGCAGCGGAGAGGCGCTCTCAGGGTTGCTTGCGCATACCGCACCGTCTCCGAAGCAGCAGTACTGGTGATTGCAGGAGCTGCGCCTATCGACTTATTGGCGTTTGAGAGAGCCAAGCTCTACGACGCTAAAGGAAATGGTGACAACTCCATGGAg CACGGGGACACGGACTTCTTCCTGACCCAGTTATTGACGGGACACGGGCAGTTCAATGCTTATCTTTTCAAGATGGGCCTGCACACCACACCGACGTGCAAATACTGCCCTAACAAAATTGACAACGTCGAGCACACATTCTTCGAGTGTGCTCGGTGGATTGACTATAGAAGTACCACCGAAGAGATCATAGGCACCAGGCTCTCCCCCTCAAGCCTGGTGGCCTATAtgatcaaaaaaaaaaagaaaactggtCAGCTGTTGAAGCTTACGCACAGCGCATCCTGA